A single window of Asticcacaulis sp. AND118 DNA harbors:
- a CDS encoding glycoside hydrolase family 28 protein, translating to MPFNSYTRRHVALSMLAIPLATAGTGAHAASRKILITAFGAIGDDQTVNTRAIQAAIDHAAAQGCGTVIVPDGVFVTGALFFKPRVNLHLEKGAVLRCSTDVATDFPAQRTRIEGHFEDRFTPALINAAGCNGFKISGQGTLDGAGQIVWDTFWRLRDAAPDRDNFPNLSVPRARLALIEDSRDVVIEGITFKDSQFWNLHLYRCQGVVVRKSRFVVPDGVRAPSSDGIDIDSCQRVSVEDCYFSVTDDCIAAKGSKGPEALQDKDSPPVEGIRIRRCEFRRGHGLFTCGSEATIVRDVVVEDCKVSGAMPVVRLKLRPDTPQHYENIIYRNLTFDASGGDLIAILPWSQYKNLGDNVPPNSVVRNVQLIGFRGRYGAFGTIAPNPGQTTISDIVLKNWDMQLKTPNLKATGVVRLRSEKVRINGRAYETVSEGRG from the coding sequence ATGCCGTTTAATTCTTACACTCGTCGCCATGTAGCGCTGTCGATGCTGGCCATCCCATTGGCGACGGCGGGGACAGGCGCTCACGCCGCATCCCGCAAGATCCTCATCACGGCCTTTGGGGCCATAGGTGACGATCAGACCGTCAACACCCGAGCGATACAGGCGGCGATCGACCATGCCGCGGCGCAGGGTTGCGGAACGGTCATTGTGCCCGATGGCGTTTTTGTCACTGGGGCACTGTTTTTCAAACCCAGGGTCAATCTGCACCTGGAAAAGGGGGCCGTTCTAAGATGTTCCACGGACGTGGCCACCGACTTCCCGGCGCAACGGACGCGCATCGAGGGGCATTTCGAGGACCGTTTCACGCCGGCGCTCATCAATGCCGCGGGCTGCAACGGCTTTAAGATCAGCGGACAAGGCACGCTCGATGGGGCCGGGCAGATCGTATGGGACACATTCTGGCGGCTTCGGGATGCGGCACCCGACCGCGACAACTTTCCGAACCTCAGCGTACCCCGTGCGCGTCTGGCTCTTATCGAAGACTCAAGGGACGTCGTGATCGAAGGCATTACGTTCAAGGATTCGCAATTCTGGAACCTGCACCTTTACCGGTGCCAGGGTGTCGTGGTGCGCAAATCGCGCTTCGTCGTTCCCGACGGTGTCCGTGCCCCCAGTTCAGACGGCATCGATATCGACAGTTGCCAGCGCGTGTCTGTGGAAGATTGCTATTTCTCGGTCACGGACGACTGCATCGCGGCCAAGGGCTCCAAGGGACCGGAGGCGCTGCAGGACAAGGACAGCCCACCCGTTGAAGGCATTCGTATCCGGCGCTGCGAGTTCCGGCGCGGTCATGGCCTGTTCACCTGCGGCAGTGAAGCGACCATCGTTCGCGACGTCGTCGTGGAAGACTGCAAGGTGAGCGGCGCGATGCCGGTGGTGCGCCTCAAACTGCGTCCGGATACGCCGCAGCACTATGAAAACATCATATATCGCAACCTGACTTTTGATGCGTCCGGAGGTGATCTGATCGCCATCCTGCCCTGGAGCCAGTATAAAAATCTCGGTGACAACGTCCCACCGAACTCTGTCGTCCGCAATGTTCAACTTATCGGCTTCCGGGGCCGTTACGGCGCCTTCGGCACGATCGCGCCGAACCCCGGACAGACGACCATCAGCGACATTGTGTTGAAAAACTGGGATATGCAGCTTAAAACGCCCAATCTCAAAGCCACAGGTGTTGTCAGGCTCAGGTCTGAAAAAGTGCGCATTAACGGTCGGGCCTACGAAACGGTAAGTGAAGGACGAGGATAG
- a CDS encoding Arm DNA-binding domain-containing protein, whose product MDSLSQPGKYSDGNNLYLHVSRTGAKSWIFNYRWRQFRKEMGLGPYPAISLSDARQAALGALRMLKDRDTPQDPIALRRQRQKIEVAKPTFAVYSERLLSDIES is encoded by the coding sequence GTGGATTCACTCTCGCAGCCGGGGAAATATTCCGACGGCAATAACCTCTACTTACACGTTTCGCGGACTGGTGCCAAGTCCTGGATTTTTAACTACCGGTGGCGCCAATTCAGAAAGGAAATGGGTCTTGGGCCTTATCCGGCAATCAGCTTGTCCGATGCGCGACAGGCAGCCCTTGGAGCACTTCGGATGCTCAAAGATCGCGACACACCTCAGGACCCGATAGCCCTTCGTAGGCAACGCCAAAAAATTGAAGTCGCAAAGCCCACCTTTGCCGTTTACTCGGAACGCCTGCTCTCGGACATCGAGTCGTAA
- a CDS encoding site-specific integrase yields the protein MAALRPIWKKKYETARRVRGRVERVLDAAMAHGLRTGANPARWKGHLAHLLPKRLAVDIKHHAAMPYLELPRFVRRLRERQGDGMSALGLEFLILCASRSGEVLGMRWEEVDLENKLWTIPAKRMKAAREHRVPLSVRSVAILTFVRPMAIVEILKNGEQRPTGFVFRGPRGGAMSVMVFTMLMRRMNVGEFSPHGFRSAFRDWVGEETDFARETAEAALAHTVGDATERAYRRGDALEKRRKLMEAWGDFLK from the coding sequence TTGGCTGCATTACGCCCAATTTGGAAGAAGAAGTACGAAACGGCTCGTCGGGTCCGCGGACGTGTTGAACGGGTGTTGGATGCTGCGATGGCACATGGTTTGCGGACTGGCGCGAACCCTGCGCGTTGGAAGGGGCACCTCGCTCATTTGCTTCCCAAACGACTGGCCGTCGACATCAAGCACCATGCAGCCATGCCCTATCTGGAATTACCTCGGTTTGTTCGACGTTTGCGCGAAAGGCAAGGGGATGGAATGAGTGCATTGGGCCTCGAGTTTCTTATTCTTTGTGCGTCGCGGTCCGGAGAAGTACTCGGCATGCGCTGGGAGGAGGTCGATTTGGAGAACAAACTATGGACCATCCCCGCCAAGCGTATGAAGGCGGCGCGCGAACATCGTGTTCCTTTGTCGGTGCGGTCAGTGGCTATTCTTACGTTCGTGCGTCCCATGGCGATAGTCGAAATTCTCAAAAACGGAGAGCAAAGGCCGACAGGGTTTGTGTTTCGCGGCCCTCGCGGCGGTGCCATGTCAGTGATGGTGTTCACGATGCTGATGCGTCGAATGAATGTTGGAGAGTTTAGCCCTCATGGGTTTAGGTCGGCGTTCAGAGACTGGGTAGGTGAAGAAACTGATTTTGCCCGCGAAACGGCAGAGGCGGCACTCGCGCACACCGTGGGTGATGCAACCGAACGCGCCTACCGGCGCGGCGACGCATTGGAAAAACGGAGAAAACTTATGGAGGCATGGGGCGATTTTTTGAAATAG
- a CDS encoding LysR family transcriptional regulator: MMRSVLAELDAVLCIARRGSFTAAALELGISTTSLSNAVAKLERRLGIRLFNRTTRSVSITEAGKAFVERVAPAMIDIHDAMLAAQSLQATPTGTLRINAFASAAREVMAPLVLAFMQRYPQVHVDLVTEGRIVDIVAAGFDLGLRPLDLVPSDMIALPLGRARRNVLVASPDFLGAYGTPAEPADLYRYPCIRARLPNGALLRWRFEKDGQPAQIDVQGALTLDEPSLVRIAAQAGVGLGYIMEADVRDDIVAGRLVCVLEDWTPTLAPLALYYPGRKNPPAAFSAFLQVAREFANG; this comes from the coding sequence ATGATGCGCTCCGTCTTGGCCGAACTGGACGCTGTACTGTGTATCGCCCGCCGGGGCTCCTTTACGGCGGCGGCGCTTGAACTCGGCATATCAACGACGTCTCTGAGCAATGCGGTCGCAAAGCTGGAGAGGCGTCTGGGGATTCGCCTTTTCAATCGCACGACCCGAAGCGTATCCATCACTGAAGCGGGGAAGGCCTTTGTGGAACGGGTCGCCCCGGCCATGATCGACATCCATGACGCCATGCTGGCGGCGCAATCTCTTCAGGCGACACCCACGGGCACGTTGCGTATCAACGCCTTTGCGTCGGCCGCCAGAGAGGTGATGGCCCCGCTCGTCCTTGCCTTCATGCAGCGCTACCCGCAGGTGCATGTCGATCTGGTCACCGAAGGCCGGATAGTCGATATCGTGGCTGCGGGGTTTGATCTGGGCTTAAGGCCGCTGGATCTGGTGCCCAGCGACATGATCGCCCTGCCGCTGGGCCGGGCCCGCCGCAATGTGTTGGTCGCCTCTCCGGACTTTCTGGGCGCTTATGGCACGCCTGCGGAGCCCGCCGACCTGTACCGCTATCCCTGCATTCGTGCCCGCCTCCCGAATGGCGCTTTGCTCAGGTGGCGATTTGAAAAGGACGGCCAGCCGGCACAGATCGACGTGCAGGGCGCGCTCACCCTTGACGAGCCGAGCCTTGTCCGTATTGCCGCACAAGCGGGCGTTGGGCTCGGCTATATTATGGAGGCGGATGTGCGCGATGACATTGTTGCCGGGCGACTGGTCTGCGTTCTCGAAGACTGGACGCCAACCTTGGCACCCTTAGCCCTCTATTACCCCGGACGGAAAAACCCGCCAGCGGCGTTCAGTGCGTTCCTTCAGGTCGCGCGTGAATTTGCAAACGGGTAA
- a CDS encoding nuclear transport factor 2 family protein, whose amino-acid sequence MINLPKSIATYIEANARLDAQGMLKAFAPDAVMHDEGRAHSGHAEILALIQKNIIALQAIFAPDTLREEDGYVIVEGPTTGNFRGGPLRFTFRFTLENDLITALEVTL is encoded by the coding sequence ATGATAAATTTGCCAAAGTCCATCGCCACCTATATCGAGGCCAATGCGCGCCTGGATGCCCAAGGCATGCTCAAGGCCTTCGCGCCCGACGCGGTCATGCATGATGAGGGCCGCGCACACAGCGGTCACGCCGAAATTCTGGCTCTGATCCAGAAAAATATCATCGCCCTCCAAGCGATCTTTGCCCCGGATACGCTGCGCGAAGAGGACGGTTACGTGATCGTCGAAGGGCCGACTACCGGGAATTTTCGGGGCGGCCCGCTGCGCTTCACCTTTCGCTTCACCCTCGAAAACGACCTGATCACCGCTCTGGAGGTTACCCTGTAA
- a CDS encoding SDR family oxidoreductase: MARPDPTEFTDQRILVTAGTKGAGRATVERFLAGGARVITAARAKSDTLSGVEFVQADLTTPEGTAALAGAAVTRFGGIDVLVHVVGGSSSPAGGFTALSDAHWQAELDLNLMTAVRLDRLIVPQMIARKAGVIVHVSSIQRTLPLPESTIAYAAAKAALSTYSKALSKELGPKGVRVNAVSPGWINTEATADFLKLIADGNGGTLEEARQCVLQALGGIPLGRAAEPTEVAELIAFLASDRAASIHGADYVIDGGTVPTV, translated from the coding sequence ATGGCACGCCCGGACCCCACTGAATTCACAGATCAACGCATTCTCGTCACCGCCGGCACCAAGGGGGCCGGACGGGCTACGGTCGAACGTTTCCTCGCGGGTGGGGCGCGCGTCATCACGGCGGCGCGTGCGAAATCCGATACGCTGTCGGGCGTCGAGTTTGTTCAGGCCGACCTGACGACCCCGGAAGGCACGGCGGCCCTTGCCGGTGCGGCGGTGACGCGCTTCGGAGGCATAGACGTGCTGGTCCACGTCGTAGGGGGCTCGTCATCGCCCGCCGGTGGGTTCACGGCGCTTAGCGACGCGCACTGGCAGGCAGAGCTTGATCTGAACCTGATGACGGCCGTGCGTCTCGACCGGCTGATCGTTCCGCAAATGATCGCGCGAAAGGCTGGCGTCATCGTCCACGTCTCTTCCATTCAGCGCACACTGCCTCTGCCGGAGTCCACAATCGCCTATGCGGCCGCTAAAGCCGCCCTCTCGACCTACAGCAAAGCCCTTTCCAAGGAGCTGGGGCCGAAAGGGGTTCGGGTCAACGCCGTTTCGCCCGGGTGGATTAACACGGAGGCTACGGCCGACTTTCTGAAGCTGATTGCAGACGGCAACGGGGGCACGCTGGAAGAGGCACGCCAATGCGTCCTTCAGGCGCTGGGCGGCATCCCGCTCGGGCGGGCGGCCGAACCCACTGAAGTGGCGGAACTGATTGCCTTTTTGGCCTCTGATCGGGCCGCCTCTATTCATGGCGCAGACTACGTTATCGACGGGGGAACGGTACCAACGGTCTGA
- a CDS encoding alpha/beta fold hydrolase yields MNALNNASRRSALTAGITLATAALTAGASAEAAPKTNQTARSPLDRAESGFVTTKDGVQIYYKDWGPRTAQPIVFHHGWPLSADDWDAQMMFFLLKGYRVIAHDRRGHGRSTQTHTGNEMDTYAADVAALTDYLDLKNAFHVGHSTGGGEVAHYVARAKPGRVAKAVLIGAVPPIMLKTPANPGGLPMEVFDGFRAALVANRAQFFRDIPSGPFFGFNRPGAKVSQGLIDNWWRQGMMGGAKAHYDCIKAFSETDFTEDLKAIAVPVLIMHGDDDQIVPIADSAQLAVKLVKKGTLKVYPGLPHGMATTHPDIINADLLAFFQA; encoded by the coding sequence ATGAACGCTCTCAACAACGCCTCCCGTCGCAGTGCTCTGACGGCCGGTATCACCCTCGCCACCGCGGCTCTGACAGCGGGCGCAAGCGCCGAAGCGGCCCCCAAAACGAATCAGACCGCCCGATCCCCGTTGGATCGCGCCGAAAGCGGCTTTGTCACCACGAAGGACGGGGTTCAAATCTATTATAAGGATTGGGGACCCAGGACCGCTCAGCCGATCGTCTTCCATCACGGCTGGCCCCTCAGCGCCGATGACTGGGATGCCCAGATGATGTTCTTCCTGCTGAAGGGCTATCGCGTCATTGCGCATGATCGTCGGGGTCATGGGCGTTCGACCCAAACCCACACTGGCAACGAGATGGACACCTATGCCGCCGATGTCGCTGCCCTGACGGATTATCTCGATCTGAAAAATGCCTTCCACGTGGGCCACTCGACGGGTGGCGGCGAGGTCGCTCACTATGTCGCTCGTGCCAAACCCGGCCGGGTCGCCAAGGCGGTGCTGATCGGTGCGGTGCCCCCGATCATGCTGAAAACACCCGCCAATCCGGGCGGCCTGCCGATGGAAGTGTTCGACGGCTTTCGCGCCGCGCTGGTGGCCAATCGCGCGCAGTTTTTCAGGGACATCCCCTCTGGTCCGTTCTTCGGTTTCAACCGTCCCGGCGCGAAAGTCAGCCAGGGCCTGATCGACAACTGGTGGCGTCAGGGCATGATGGGGGGAGCCAAGGCCCACTATGACTGCATCAAGGCCTTTTCGGAAACGGATTTCACCGAAGACCTCAAGGCCATCGCTGTCCCTGTGCTGATCATGCACGGCGATGACGACCAGATCGTGCCCATCGCTGATTCCGCTCAACTGGCCGTCAAGCTCGTCAAGAAGGGTACGCTCAAGGTCTATCCGGGACTGCCCCACGGTATGGCCACGACCCATCCCGATATAATCAATGCCGATCTGCTGGCCTTCTTTCAAGCCTAG
- a CDS encoding cold-shock protein, whose amino-acid sequence MAHGCLSWKGFIMNAGTVRWFNATKGFGFIAPTNGCDDVFVRISDIERACMRGL is encoded by the coding sequence ATGGCGCATGGATGCCTATCTTGGAAAGGGTTCATCATGAACGCAGGTACAGTTAGGTGGTTTAACGCCACTAAAGGTTTTGGATTTATTGCGCCGACAAACGGGTGCGACGATGTGTTTGTACGCATAAGTGACATCGAGCGGGCCTGCATGCGTGGCCTTTAA
- a CDS encoding N-formylglutamate amidohydrolase, with amino-acid sequence MGVALSDLHRHIAWDIGAAALTRTLSKRWDATSFLGTYSRLLIDLNRPLRTPDSIALRSEITDIPGNIGLSADEIDRRENLIFKPYHQRISEHLDVRQGYGLNTNLISIHSFTPVFHGERREWEAGVLFSAAEELGLSLVKSLRDSGLNVCANVPYRTNRLEDYAVPVHGDDRGVPAVMIEVRQDLLADIDKIETMAEKLSVAFHPF; translated from the coding sequence TTGGGCGTAGCCTTATCGGACCTCCACCGGCATATCGCTTGGGACATCGGCGCGGCGGCCCTCACACGTACCCTTTCAAAGCGGTGGGACGCCACCAGCTTCCTGGGCACCTATTCGCGCCTGCTGATCGACCTGAACCGCCCGCTACGTACACCCGACAGTATAGCCTTGCGCTCCGAAATCACCGATATTCCCGGCAATATCGGCCTCTCCGCCGACGAAATTGACCGCCGCGAAAATCTGATTTTCAAGCCCTACCATCAACGTATTTCAGAGCATCTCGACGTCCGGCAAGGCTATGGCCTCAACACGAACCTGATCAGCATACATAGCTTCACGCCCGTCTTTCACGGCGAGAGACGCGAATGGGAGGCGGGCGTGCTATTCTCTGCCGCGGAAGAGCTAGGCCTTAGCCTGGTCAAGAGTCTTCGTGATAGTGGACTGAATGTCTGTGCCAATGTCCCCTATCGGACCAATCGGCTCGAGGATTATGCAGTCCCAGTGCACGGCGATGATCGGGGTGTCCCGGCGGTGATGATCGAAGTGAGGCAAGATCTATTGGCGGATATAGATAAAATTGAAACTATGGCCGAGAAGCTATCCGTCGCATTTCATCCTTTTTGA
- a CDS encoding transglutaminase family protein: protein MSPDVEAWDYLDSFGNVCTRITAPAGAVTISTEFVIYDTGRPDHVPYDAAQHEVRDLPDDVLLYLLGSRYCETDRLSDFAWKQFGQVPAGWPRVQAVLDLVHRHIRFDYQLADPRRSAYDAFEERVGVCRDYAHLALTLCRCLNIPARYCTGYLGDIKVEPVPFPMDFSGWFEVYLGGHWYTADARHNTPRVGRILMAIGRDATDVAISTQFGPATLTGFEVITDEVVTSE, encoded by the coding sequence TTGTCTCCAGACGTAGAGGCGTGGGACTATCTCGACAGCTTCGGCAATGTCTGCACCCGCATCACCGCGCCGGCCGGGGCAGTGACCATCTCGACCGAATTCGTCATCTATGATACCGGCCGCCCCGACCACGTGCCCTATGACGCGGCTCAACACGAGGTCCGCGACCTGCCTGACGACGTCCTGCTCTATCTGCTGGGGTCCCGCTACTGCGAGACCGACCGCTTATCGGACTTTGCCTGGAAGCAGTTCGGTCAGGTGCCGGCGGGCTGGCCGCGGGTGCAGGCGGTGCTGGATCTCGTGCACAGGCATATTCGCTTCGACTATCAACTGGCTGATCCGCGGCGCAGTGCGTACGATGCATTCGAAGAGCGTGTCGGTGTCTGCCGCGATTACGCGCATTTGGCGCTAACGCTCTGCCGCTGTTTGAACATCCCGGCCCGGTATTGCACCGGCTATCTCGGCGACATCAAGGTCGAACCGGTGCCCTTCCCCATGGATTTCAGCGGCTGGTTCGAGGTTTATCTTGGCGGGCATTGGTATACGGCTGACGCCCGCCACAACACCCCTCGCGTCGGCCGTATCCTAATGGCCATTGGCCGCGACGCGACCGATGTCGCCATCTCCACGCAGTTCGGTCCGGCAACCCTGACCGGCTTCGAAGTCATAACGGACGAGGTGGTCACATCGGAATAG
- a CDS encoding transglutaminase family protein, translating into MVKLTLQGLFTFRHLQPCQRQTLKTSALLSQKIRRNGVISYAKPESVGPRATEGRDRCRKLSPMAFLQVHHVTTYSYRQPVGFGQHRLMFRPRDSYDQRLLLSELSIFPATRDLFWVHDVFNNCIAVAEFDQTADRLRFETRIILDHTPQHELHFRTDGPACTWPFSYDEEDLPDLTPYLVRQYPDDDGVTQAWARRFINPNGPTHTTTLLESMTHAIRADFKYIRRGNPGTQTPEMTLCSLSGTCRDYALLMIEAVRSLGFASRFVTGYIYVPDRDTGEVLGGGATHAWVQVFLPGAGWVEFDPTNGIVGNRDLIRVGVTRTPYQAIPLWGTHTGSRMDSLGLDVQVNVTTLDPADIPALTPSPAPRSP; encoded by the coding sequence ATGGTAAAATTAACTTTGCAAGGGCTGTTCACATTTCGTCACCTGCAGCCTTGTCAGCGCCAAACTCTCAAAACCTCGGCGCTTCTCAGCCAAAAAATCCGTAGAAACGGCGTGATTTCTTACGCGAAACCCGAAAGCGTCGGTCCGCGCGCCACTGAAGGGCGAGACCGCTGCAGAAAGTTGAGCCCGATGGCGTTTCTCCAAGTGCACCACGTCACGACCTACAGCTACCGCCAGCCCGTTGGATTTGGACAGCACCGCCTGATGTTTCGGCCTCGCGACAGCTACGATCAGCGCCTGCTTCTGTCCGAACTCAGCATCTTCCCTGCGACTCGCGATCTGTTCTGGGTTCATGACGTCTTCAATAACTGCATAGCCGTCGCGGAATTCGATCAGACGGCCGATCGCCTGCGCTTTGAAACTCGCATTATTCTCGACCACACCCCTCAGCACGAACTACATTTCCGGACCGATGGACCGGCGTGCACCTGGCCGTTCAGTTACGATGAGGAGGATCTGCCCGACCTCACACCCTATCTCGTCCGACAATATCCCGATGACGATGGCGTCACGCAGGCGTGGGCGCGACGTTTCATCAACCCGAACGGGCCAACGCACACCACCACCTTGCTGGAAAGCATGACGCACGCCATTCGGGCCGACTTCAAGTACATACGGCGCGGCAATCCCGGGACACAGACGCCGGAGATGACGCTCTGCAGTCTGAGCGGCACCTGTCGGGACTATGCGCTGCTGATGATCGAAGCGGTCCGCTCACTCGGTTTCGCCTCGCGTTTCGTGACCGGCTATATCTACGTCCCTGATCGCGATACGGGTGAAGTCCTGGGCGGTGGCGCGACGCATGCCTGGGTGCAGGTATTCCTGCCCGGGGCCGGATGGGTCGAGTTCGACCCGACAAATGGCATTGTGGGCAATCGCGACCTTATTCGGGTCGGCGTCACGCGCACACCCTATCAGGCTATACCCCTTTGGGGAACGCACACGGGTAGCCGCATGGATTCTTTAGGGCTGGATGTTCAGGTTAACGTTACGACGCTCGATCCAGCCGACATCCCTGCCCTCACCCCGAGCCCCGCCCCAAGGTCCCCATGA
- a CDS encoding CopG family transcriptional regulator, translated as MAKKPTLPDSEKITINLGHVDLGHIDLLVQEGFFSNRTDFIRTAIRSHLERHQDAVRQSLSRRQLDIGLRRFTRKDLEAVEATGDTLSVRVLGLAIIDPDVSAELARATLLSLEVLGALQASPEVRDALRDRII; from the coding sequence ATGGCTAAGAAGCCGACGCTGCCCGATAGCGAGAAGATCACGATCAATCTGGGTCATGTCGATCTCGGACATATCGACCTACTGGTTCAGGAAGGGTTTTTCTCGAATCGGACGGACTTCATTCGCACGGCCATTCGCAGTCACCTGGAGCGCCACCAGGACGCGGTACGCCAGTCCTTGTCGCGCCGGCAACTGGATATCGGCCTGCGGCGATTTACGCGCAAAGACCTGGAAGCCGTGGAGGCGACCGGCGACACGCTCAGCGTTCGGGTACTGGGCCTCGCCATCATTGATCCGGATGTTTCAGCGGAGCTGGCGCGCGCTACCCTTTTGTCCCTTGAGGTGTTGGGCGCTCTGCAGGCGAGCCCCGAGGTCAGGGATGCCCTACGTGATCGCATAATCTAA
- a CDS encoding PHB depolymerase family esterase — MKFPIAIDMVEATRLTRQGKLKAALALLSRGAVPEAQSPTPDDGIVDMVAPSRETGAAWTPPADKPANRAPEAGSPLEGLMARLRDHLPGGVPPLQKTAPASPLPVARGASFETHLYTDAVGQRPYKLYIPSAVTEDNPALIAMLHGCTQSPDDFAAGTQMNALAEAFGFLVVYPGQTQAANASKCWNWFNAGDQQRDRGEPALIAGLTRDLIRIHHIDPRRVFVAGLSAGGAAAAVLGAVYPDLYAAVGVHSGIACGTARDMSSAFSTMSQGARGPVRSNAVPVRTIVFHGDADKTVNPINGHQILDQVRGSDLLRLEVTHGVSADGMRYTRTTETDTEGGLRLEQWVLHGAGHAWSGGSANGSYTDPRGPDASAEMVRFFFQSDRHP, encoded by the coding sequence ATGAAGTTCCCTATCGCCATCGACATGGTCGAAGCTACCCGCCTCACGCGCCAAGGCAAACTTAAGGCGGCACTCGCTTTGCTGTCGCGAGGCGCTGTCCCTGAGGCACAATCGCCAACGCCGGATGACGGCATCGTCGATATGGTGGCGCCCTCACGCGAAACCGGCGCCGCCTGGACGCCGCCGGCCGACAAGCCCGCAAATCGGGCACCTGAGGCGGGCAGTCCGCTCGAAGGTCTCATGGCACGTTTGCGTGACCACCTACCGGGTGGCGTACCGCCGTTGCAGAAGACAGCCCCCGCTTCACCGCTGCCGGTTGCGCGCGGTGCCTCGTTTGAAACGCATCTCTATACCGATGCTGTAGGCCAGAGGCCTTACAAGCTGTATATTCCGTCTGCTGTGACCGAGGACAATCCTGCCTTGATCGCGATGCTACATGGATGTACCCAATCACCGGACGATTTTGCCGCCGGAACCCAAATGAACGCTCTGGCGGAGGCGTTCGGCTTTCTGGTCGTTTATCCGGGCCAGACGCAAGCGGCGAACGCCTCCAAGTGCTGGAACTGGTTTAATGCTGGTGACCAGCAACGCGACCGCGGAGAGCCCGCCCTTATTGCCGGGCTCACGCGTGACCTCATTCGCATCCATCATATCGACCCCCGCCGCGTTTTCGTGGCCGGTTTGTCTGCCGGAGGCGCCGCCGCCGCGGTTCTGGGCGCGGTCTATCCCGACCTCTATGCCGCTGTCGGTGTACACTCCGGCATTGCCTGCGGCACGGCCCGCGATATGTCATCAGCGTTTTCAACTATGAGCCAGGGCGCCAGAGGACCTGTTCGCTCGAATGCGGTGCCTGTGCGCACGATCGTCTTTCATGGTGACGCGGATAAGACCGTGAATCCTATCAATGGCCATCAGATCCTGGACCAGGTTCGCGGTAGCGATCTTCTGCGCCTGGAAGTCACGCATGGCGTGTCCGCCGACGGCATGCGCTACACACGGACGACTGAAACGGACACGGAGGGGGGGCTCAGGCTGGAGCAGTGGGTGCTGCATGGAGCGGGGCACGCGTGGTCCGGCGGTAGCGCCAACGGCTCCTACACAGATCCGCGGGGCCCGGACGCCAGCGCCGAGATGGTGCGTTTCTTCTTTCAGTCCGATCGCCACCCATAA
- a CDS encoding transglutaminase family protein encodes MISNKFCIYHETSYTYAHPVQIFPHEIRLRPRDGSGLDVFSFDLTVEPDAEIRWLEDPFGNRVARILFADLADRLVIKAQSELVLNAEPWPVFDIAPHAQEWPFDYRKDTLQLTPFIEPVFKASKPILEARLQGVRSDAPLDTLTLLQDLNRQISQHFIYQVRDTEGTQTPTQTLVRGMGTCRDFAVLFAEYARTLGFAARLVSGYLIDPEAAFSEPDASTHAWSEVYLPNAGWIAFDPTHGRMGSYGLVALAVGRKMDNISPITGAIGGPSGEPVMTVKITYGTMAASTNDALALP; translated from the coding sequence ATGATTTCGAATAAATTTTGCATTTATCATGAAACATCTTATACATACGCGCATCCCGTGCAGATTTTCCCCCATGAAATTCGGTTGCGGCCACGTGACGGGAGTGGACTTGATGTCTTTTCATTTGATCTGACGGTTGAGCCCGACGCTGAGATCAGATGGCTTGAAGACCCTTTCGGCAATCGCGTTGCCCGGATTCTTTTCGCGGATCTTGCGGATCGACTGGTGATCAAAGCTCAAAGCGAACTGGTGCTTAACGCCGAGCCATGGCCCGTCTTCGATATTGCGCCGCATGCTCAGGAATGGCCCTTCGACTACCGGAAAGACACGCTTCAATTGACACCGTTCATCGAACCGGTCTTCAAGGCATCTAAGCCCATTCTGGAGGCCCGCCTTCAAGGTGTGAGGTCGGACGCACCGCTTGATACCCTCACCTTGCTACAAGACCTGAATAGGCAGATATCGCAGCATTTCATCTATCAGGTGCGTGATACGGAAGGCACACAGACACCGACCCAGACCCTTGTCCGCGGAATGGGGACCTGCCGCGACTTCGCGGTGCTTTTCGCCGAATATGCCCGAACACTTGGCTTCGCCGCCCGGCTTGTGTCAGGCTATCTGATCGACCCGGAAGCCGCGTTTAGTGAACCGGACGCCTCTACCCATGCCTGGAGCGAAGTTTATTTGCCGAATGCCGGCTGGATCGCCTTTGATCCCACACACGGACGCATGGGATCATATGGCCTCGTCGCGCTCGCTGTCGGTCGAAAGATGGACAATATCTCGCCCATTACAGGGGCCATTGGCGGCCCTTCGGGTGAACCCGTGATGACCGTGAAGATCACCTACGGTACAATGGCCGCCTCCACTAACGACGCCCTCGCTCTGCCCTGA